A portion of the Jaculus jaculus isolate mJacJac1 chromosome 5, mJacJac1.mat.Y.cur, whole genome shotgun sequence genome contains these proteins:
- the Tmem82 gene encoding transmembrane protein 82 isoform X1, giving the protein MFSLPSLPSWLPGLPSLEWGSSLLDSLLQGLIGAFGVSVLNSFLKVYFFVACANDPQRQLEKERLRAQWASLETVHLVGLALFLSVVGARVAALVVLEFSLRAVSTLLSLGKGSTNTERLQLYLLCQFSLGCGLTCGLSFLQEGAPHRTLNLLLSLGLAALLNWGSRCLRRHIFCLYELHSSQRYCGVCLGLLAGQHDLPRFLGRTLAVAFVVGDLAAVAVINKDFLSTSEAVRFWTPLTICYTLLVIYMQEEQRQQRFSLQSQVQTVLVRMGGLFVLLLTVGRWLDLLGILISLLGELWCLTGVRTLIDLCQIQGFPSPRAASTARTTPHQHQPSTPAQPQSPAPT; this is encoded by the exons ATGTTctccctgccttccctcccctcctggcTCCCTGGCCTCCCCTCCCTGGAGTGGGGTTCCAGCCTCCTTGACAGCCTCCTACAAG GTCTGATTGGGGCCTTTGGAGTCTCGGTTCTGAACAGCTTCCTGAAAGTTTACTTCTTCGTGGCTTGTGCCAA CGACCCCCAGCGGCAGCTTGAAAAGGAGCGGCTGCGAGCCCAGTGGGCTTCGCTGGAGACGGTGCACCTGGTGGGCTTGGCCCTGTTCCTAAGTGTGGTGGGGGCCCGGGTGGCCGCCCTGGTGGTCCTGGAGTTCTCCCTGCGGGCTGTGTCCACACTGCTGTCCCTGGGAAAG GGCTCCACCAACACAGAGCGGCTGCAACTCTATTtgctgtgccaattctcactGGGCTGTGGGCTGACCTGCGGACTGAGCTTCCTGCAGGAGGGCGCCCCACACCGCACCCTGAACCTGCTCCTGAGCCTCGGCCTGGCCGCCCTGCTCAACTGGGGCTCCCGATGCCTTCGCCGCCACATCTTCTGTCTCTATGAGTTACACAGCAGCCAGCGCTACTGCGGGGTCTGCCTGGGCCTGCTGGCCGGCCAGCATGATCTCCCCAGGTTCCTGGGCCGCACCTTGGCTGTGGCGTTTGTGGTGGGCGACCTGGCAGCTGTGGCTGTCATCAACAAGGACTTCCTAAGCACATCAGAGGCTGTTCGCTTCTGGACACCGCTCACCATCTGCTATACACTGCTGGTCATCTACATGCAAG AGGAGCAGCGGCAGCAGCGTTTCAGCCTGCAGAGCCAGGTCCAGACGGTGCTGGTGCGCATGGGCGGCCTCTTCGTGCTGCTGCTGACCGTAGGCCGCTGGCTGGACCTCCTGGGCATCCTTATCTCCCTGCTGGGAGAGCTCTGGTGCCTCACAGGGGTCCGCACCCTGATTGACCTCTGCCAGATACAG GGCTTTCCTTCCCCAAGGGCAGCATCAACAGCAAGGACAACTCCACACCAGCACCAGCCCTCCACACCTGCCCAGCCCCAGAGCCCAGCCCCCACCTGA
- the Tmem82 gene encoding transmembrane protein 82 isoform X2: MFSLPSLPSWLPGLPSLEWGSSLLDSLLQGLIGAFGVSVLNSFLKVYFFVACANDPQRQLEKERLRAQWASLETVHLVGLALFLSVVGARVAALVVLEFSLRAVSTLLSLGKGSTNTERLQLYLLCQFSLGCGLTCGLSFLQEGAPHRTLNLLLSLGLAALLNWGSRCLRRHIFCLYELHSSQRYCGVCLGLLAGQHDLPRFLGRTLAVAFVVGDLAAVAVINKDFLSTSEAVRFWTPLTICYTLLVIYMQEEQRQQRFSLQSQIQGFPSPRAASTARTTPHQHQPSTPAQPQSPAPT; encoded by the exons ATGTTctccctgccttccctcccctcctggcTCCCTGGCCTCCCCTCCCTGGAGTGGGGTTCCAGCCTCCTTGACAGCCTCCTACAAG GTCTGATTGGGGCCTTTGGAGTCTCGGTTCTGAACAGCTTCCTGAAAGTTTACTTCTTCGTGGCTTGTGCCAA CGACCCCCAGCGGCAGCTTGAAAAGGAGCGGCTGCGAGCCCAGTGGGCTTCGCTGGAGACGGTGCACCTGGTGGGCTTGGCCCTGTTCCTAAGTGTGGTGGGGGCCCGGGTGGCCGCCCTGGTGGTCCTGGAGTTCTCCCTGCGGGCTGTGTCCACACTGCTGTCCCTGGGAAAG GGCTCCACCAACACAGAGCGGCTGCAACTCTATTtgctgtgccaattctcactGGGCTGTGGGCTGACCTGCGGACTGAGCTTCCTGCAGGAGGGCGCCCCACACCGCACCCTGAACCTGCTCCTGAGCCTCGGCCTGGCCGCCCTGCTCAACTGGGGCTCCCGATGCCTTCGCCGCCACATCTTCTGTCTCTATGAGTTACACAGCAGCCAGCGCTACTGCGGGGTCTGCCTGGGCCTGCTGGCCGGCCAGCATGATCTCCCCAGGTTCCTGGGCCGCACCTTGGCTGTGGCGTTTGTGGTGGGCGACCTGGCAGCTGTGGCTGTCATCAACAAGGACTTCCTAAGCACATCAGAGGCTGTTCGCTTCTGGACACCGCTCACCATCTGCTATACACTGCTGGTCATCTACATGCAAG AGGAGCAGCGGCAGCAGCGTTTCAGCCTGCAGAGCCAG ATACAG GGCTTTCCTTCCCCAAGGGCAGCATCAACAGCAAGGACAACTCCACACCAGCACCAGCCCTCCACACCTGCCCAGCCCCAGAGCCCAGCCCCCACCTGA